A segment of the Sphingobacterium oryzagri genome:
TATTGGCGCAATACCTAAAAGCCGATTACTGGAAACCGGTGCAGTCTGGCGATTTGGATTGCCGCGATAGTTTTTCGCTGGCAGCAGGAGTTAGCTATGACATCCGCATACATCCTGAACGCTATGCATTGCAAGCATCCGTTTCGCCACATCAAGCGGCAGCCATGGAAAATATCACAATACATGTGGATGATTTCAAGTTGCCGGAAACGGAAAACCACCTTATTGTAGAAGGCGCAGGCGGTTTGTTTGTGCCCTTGAATGAGGAGGAATATATGATTGATTTGATAAAGGAACTGGCGTTGCCCGTAGTTTTAGTTATCCAGGATTACCTAGGATGTATTAACCATAGCGTATTATCGCTGGAAGCATTGCGCAGTAGGGAAATAGATTTAGCAGCAGTGGTGTTTAACGGCGATTTTAATCCGTACACTGAAGATTTGCTGCGAAAAAAAATTACGGAAAAGGTGCCGGTG
Coding sequences within it:
- the bioD gene encoding dethiobiotin synthase: MATVKKWFITGIGTGIGKTFVSTILAQYLKADYWKPVQSGDLDCRDSFSLAAGVSYDIRIHPERYALQASVSPHQAAAMENITIHVDDFKLPETENHLIVEGAGGLFVPLNEEEYMIDLIKELALPVVLVIQDYLGCINHSVLSLEALRSREIDLAAVVFNGDFNPYTEDLLRKKITEKVPVITLPTLHKLTKEGIEIAAEGLHIA